In a genomic window of Aggregatimonas sangjinii:
- a CDS encoding ABC transporter permease: MHKLWASTYKEFLLLTRDIGGLAVLFLMPLLLVITITVIQDNTFKSIQAVKIPMLLVDNDKGAVAQNISESLRASELFELVENQNETEVQRLVRTGEYKMAIVIPENLSRDLNLKIEENVEGILAKFGMEEENIPMVKSKLEPKQVTLYFDPATQQAFKSSVRSTINQMISKIESQTIYKAFQEQLTDDESEVIFETDQFITFTEIDPSNEAKPITPNSTQHNIPAWTLFAIFFIILPLGINMVNEKNQGTFVRLRTNPVSYATVLGGKTIVYLGVALVQFVLMLLVGVYLFPMLGLPRLEISGRLPLLVTVAFFAGLAAVGLGLLLGTIAKTQEQSAPFAATFVVILAAIGGVWVPVFAMPKFMQHLSQLSPMNWGLNAFYDVFLRDVGLVEIVPEISLLLFFFIVVTAIAIIYNKRKNAV; the protein is encoded by the coding sequence ATGCATAAATTATGGGCCTCGACATACAAAGAGTTTTTACTCCTCACCCGCGATATCGGGGGCTTGGCTGTGTTGTTTCTTATGCCCTTGCTCCTAGTCATTACCATTACGGTAATTCAAGACAACACCTTTAAATCCATTCAGGCTGTCAAAATTCCGATGTTACTCGTCGATAATGACAAAGGAGCGGTGGCCCAAAACATTTCTGAAAGCCTTAGGGCATCGGAATTGTTCGAGCTAGTCGAAAATCAAAATGAGACCGAGGTACAGCGGTTGGTCCGCACTGGCGAATATAAAATGGCCATCGTTATTCCAGAAAACCTGTCCCGTGACCTCAATCTTAAAATCGAGGAAAATGTGGAAGGTATTCTGGCAAAATTCGGTATGGAAGAGGAGAACATCCCCATGGTCAAATCAAAATTGGAGCCCAAACAGGTAACCCTCTATTTTGATCCCGCTACACAACAAGCCTTTAAAAGCTCGGTGCGCAGTACCATCAACCAAATGATTTCGAAAATAGAAAGCCAAACGATCTACAAGGCCTTCCAGGAACAACTGACGGATGATGAGTCGGAAGTTATCTTCGAGACCGACCAATTCATCACCTTTACCGAAATCGACCCAAGCAACGAAGCAAAACCGATTACCCCCAATTCAACCCAACACAATATTCCGGCATGGACGCTTTTCGCTATCTTTTTTATCATCTTGCCCCTGGGCATCAATATGGTAAACGAAAAAAATCAGGGAACCTTCGTACGGCTGCGTACCAATCCGGTATCCTATGCGACCGTTTTGGGCGGCAAAACCATCGTTTATCTTGGCGTAGCCCTAGTACAATTCGTATTGATGCTCTTGGTCGGAGTGTATCTCTTTCCTATGCTGGGATTACCGCGATTAGAAATATCAGGTAGGTTACCGTTATTAGTTACAGTGGCTTTCTTTGCCGGTTTGGCGGCCGTCGGGCTTGGCTTACTATTAGGCACTATCGCCAAAACACAAGAGCAATCGGCACCCTTCGCGGCAACATTCGTAGTGATCTTGGCGGCAATTGGTGGCGTATGGGTCCCCGTTTTCGCCATGCCGAAATTCATGCAGCACCTATCGCAGTTATCACCTATGAATTGGGGGTTAAATGCCTTTTATGATGTATTTTTGCGCGATGTAGGGCTCGTCGAAATCGTTCCTGAAATCAGTTTACTCTTGTTCTTTTTTATTGTCGTAACGGCAATCGCCATCATTTATAACAAACGAAAAAATGCCGTCTAA
- a CDS encoding methyltransferase, giving the protein MLTKPMRAFEALQEAQKIALAPFIFQTVVALKKLGILNFIFDNNAKGGVNIEEISTALSLSEYGLGVLLEMAESANVVSKDDSDRYELTKTGYFLNYNPVTGVNIDFTNEICYKGLFHLKDSIEKGHPEGLKELGDWPNIYHGLSQLNHNEQKAWFSFDHYYSDEIFQVALDTLFQKKPKVVYDIGGNTGKFAVACCTSDPDIKVHIFDLPGQLAKALANAESKGFADRITGTEIDWLSENPQIPKGADTIWMCQFLDCFSKEEIAKILSVAVMAMDAETDLIIIETFTDRQKFGSAKLVLEATSLYFTALANGNSKMYKSSEFETLISEAGLLITADRPLGEYHTVLRCKKA; this is encoded by the coding sequence ATGTTAACAAAACCAATGAGAGCGTTCGAAGCGCTGCAAGAAGCCCAGAAAATAGCTCTCGCCCCCTTTATTTTTCAGACCGTAGTAGCACTCAAGAAGTTAGGCATACTTAACTTTATTTTTGACAATAATGCCAAGGGAGGGGTAAACATCGAAGAAATTTCAACGGCCTTATCCCTTAGTGAATACGGCCTAGGTGTTTTACTGGAAATGGCGGAAAGCGCGAACGTCGTCTCTAAAGATGACTCAGACCGCTATGAATTGACGAAAACCGGTTATTTTCTAAACTACAATCCGGTAACCGGGGTCAATATCGATTTCACGAATGAAATCTGTTATAAGGGGCTTTTTCACTTAAAGGATTCCATAGAAAAGGGCCATCCCGAGGGCTTAAAAGAATTGGGTGATTGGCCAAATATATACCATGGCCTATCGCAATTGAACCATAATGAACAAAAGGCTTGGTTCTCGTTCGACCACTATTATTCCGATGAAATATTTCAAGTGGCCTTGGATACGCTATTCCAAAAGAAACCAAAGGTCGTATATGACATTGGCGGAAATACAGGAAAATTCGCGGTCGCCTGTTGTACTTCCGACCCTGATATCAAAGTTCACATCTTCGATTTACCTGGGCAGTTGGCAAAAGCACTTGCCAATGCCGAGTCCAAAGGTTTTGCAGACCGTATTACAGGTACCGAAATTGACTGGTTATCGGAGAACCCGCAGATTCCCAAGGGTGCCGACACTATTTGGATGTGTCAGTTTCTAGACTGTTTTTCAAAGGAGGAAATCGCCAAAATCCTGAGCGTTGCGGTTATGGCCATGGATGCCGAAACCGATTTGATCATTATCGAAACTTTTACCGACCGTCAGAAATTTGGCAGTGCAAAGCTCGTTCTTGAAGCCACTTCACTATATTTTACCGCCTTGGCGAACGGAAACAGTAAGATGTACAAGTCAAGTGAATTCGAAACCCTTATCTCCGAAGCCGGATTGCTGATCACAGCCGATAGGCCGCTAGGGGAATACCATACCGTGCTAAGGTGCAAAAAAGCGTAA
- a CDS encoding 3-oxoacyl-ACP synthase, whose product MAASAYIQDYCHIRDSKIAVNGETIFKGDTEDFPSFIKAAYKALDTDYGKFFKMDHLSKLAFIASDLLLHNEKEKNMALVLSNRAGSLDTDRKHHSSMADYPSPAVFVYTLPNICLGEISIKHRLYSENAFFVFDRFNADALFDYANVLLDSQKAEKVLCGWVDMDEGKYDGFLYVVSKNGIFTHSTEEINRLYQTP is encoded by the coding sequence ATGGCCGCCTCAGCGTACATACAAGACTATTGCCACATCAGGGATTCTAAAATCGCGGTAAATGGCGAAACCATTTTTAAGGGGGATACCGAAGATTTTCCATCATTTATCAAAGCCGCATATAAGGCACTCGACACCGACTATGGAAAGTTTTTCAAGATGGACCATTTAAGCAAACTGGCATTCATCGCCAGTGATTTGTTGTTGCACAATGAAAAGGAAAAAAACATGGCTTTGGTTCTTTCAAACAGGGCGGGCAGCCTAGACACCGACCGCAAGCACCATTCAAGTATGGCCGATTATCCCAGCCCAGCGGTATTCGTTTACACCTTGCCCAATATCTGTTTGGGCGAGATCAGTATCAAACATCGCCTTTATTCGGAGAATGCTTTTTTTGTTTTCGACCGCTTTAATGCCGATGCGCTTTTTGACTATGCCAATGTGCTCCTGGACTCCCAAAAAGCGGAAAAAGTACTTTGCGGCTGGGTGGATATGGATGAAGGAAAATATGATGGCTTTTTGTACGTTGTATCAAAGAATGGTATTTTTACACATTCAACCGAAGAAATCAATCGATTATACCAAACCCCATGA
- a CDS encoding polysaccharide deacetylase family protein, whose amino-acid sequence MLRRSVVNSVTIILLVTFLALYFILDVKWWGLVFLVLFAWFWITLLGSFLIRWNYHFVSLHSNKTIPEPYVSITFDDGPNDRFTPRILDLLQKHNAKATFFCIGQQIAKHPEILKRIIAEGHAIGNHTYTHSKAFGFFGLARVKSELQKTNALIKDLTGLQMNLYRPAFAVTNPKIEKAVKALNLFSIGWNVRSLDTTPRSEKRVLKRITSKISKGDIVLLHDTSDKTIAVLEQLLLFLEEKKLRSVSVDQLLNIKAYA is encoded by the coding sequence ATGTTAAGACGTAGCGTGGTCAATAGCGTCACGATCATTCTTCTAGTAACATTTCTGGCGCTTTATTTTATTCTTGATGTGAAATGGTGGGGGTTGGTATTCCTTGTTCTCTTCGCTTGGTTTTGGATTACGCTTTTGGGTTCCTTTCTTATTCGATGGAACTACCATTTCGTATCGCTACATTCAAATAAGACTATTCCTGAGCCCTATGTGTCCATTACCTTCGATGATGGACCTAATGACCGATTTACCCCACGTATACTCGACCTACTTCAAAAACACAATGCCAAAGCTACGTTTTTCTGTATCGGGCAGCAGATAGCCAAACACCCCGAAATCCTTAAACGGATTATCGCTGAAGGACATGCTATCGGAAACCATACCTATACCCATTCCAAAGCGTTCGGTTTTTTCGGATTGGCCAGAGTAAAGTCAGAACTGCAAAAAACAAATGCGTTGATCAAAGACCTTACCGGTTTGCAAATGAATCTTTACCGACCCGCATTTGCCGTAACGAATCCGAAAATCGAGAAGGCAGTTAAAGCCTTGAATCTCTTTTCTATCGGATGGAATGTTCGCTCATTGGACACTACCCCACGATCGGAAAAGAGGGTCCTAAAGCGCATTACCTCGAAAATCTCCAAAGGTGATATTGTACTACTGCACGATACGAGCGATAAAACGATAGCCGTTTTGGAACAGTTATTGTTATTTTTGGAGGAGAAAAAGCTACGTTCGGTCTCTGTAGACCAATTGTTGAACATTAAAGCCTATGCATAA
- a CDS encoding beta-ketoacyl synthase N-terminal-like domain-containing protein: MKKIYINSVGSVSPQKTFDNSDFLEEVVYHDTNVMKVIDPNYKDYIPPAAARRMAKGIKMSTVASRTALNEAGLENVDAIMVGTGLGCIGDSAKFVGDIIDNNEQFLTPTRFIQSSHNTVSGQIALAIGCTGYNFTYVNASVSFESCLIDAILQLRTNEARNMLVGGVDEIADHHVRSHQLIQHIKNEPVAAQKLLESDTKGCITSEGANFFVLSDEKQPTTYAELVAVKTFNTLSKDRLAIVVSDFLSENDMGPEEVDMVILGNNGDVDFDGYYSILSEGMFENTCQLYYKHLSGEFDTAASFAFWLGAKILKSQSIPEAVKLNSIVPDRLKNILLYNQYRGENHTLTLLRQC; the protein is encoded by the coding sequence ATGAAAAAAATATACATCAATAGCGTTGGTTCGGTCTCCCCCCAAAAGACTTTTGACAATTCCGATTTCCTGGAAGAAGTCGTCTATCACGACACCAATGTCATGAAGGTAATTGACCCCAACTACAAAGACTATATTCCTCCTGCGGCCGCACGGCGTATGGCAAAGGGCATTAAAATGAGCACGGTGGCCTCCAGAACCGCTTTAAATGAAGCAGGTCTCGAAAATGTAGATGCCATTATGGTCGGTACGGGTTTGGGCTGCATTGGCGACTCGGCAAAATTCGTTGGTGATATTATCGACAATAACGAACAATTTTTAACCCCTACCCGCTTTATCCAATCGTCGCACAACACGGTTTCGGGTCAGATTGCCTTGGCCATAGGATGTACCGGTTACAATTTTACCTACGTAAATGCATCCGTTTCTTTTGAATCCTGCCTGATCGATGCCATCCTTCAGCTGCGAACGAACGAAGCCCGAAATATGCTGGTCGGAGGTGTCGACGAAATAGCCGACCACCATGTTCGAAGTCACCAACTCATCCAACATATTAAAAATGAACCTGTAGCTGCCCAAAAATTGCTTGAAAGCGACACCAAAGGCTGTATTACTTCGGAAGGCGCCAATTTTTTTGTGCTTTCGGATGAAAAGCAACCGACTACCTATGCGGAATTGGTAGCGGTAAAAACATTCAACACCCTATCCAAAGACCGGCTTGCAATCGTTGTGTCTGATTTTCTTTCTGAAAACGACATGGGACCCGAAGAAGTCGATATGGTCATATTGGGCAACAATGGCGATGTTGATTTTGACGGATACTATTCCATCTTAAGCGAAGGTATGTTCGAGAATACCTGTCAACTCTACTACAAACACCTATCCGGGGAGTTCGATACTGCGGCAAGCTTTGCCTTTTGGCTGGGCGCTAAAATCCTGAAATCACAGTCCATCCCTGAAGCCGTAAAGTTGAATTCCATCGTGCCTGACCGTTTGAAGAATATCTTACTTTACAATCAGTACCGAGGGGAAAACCATACCCTTACGCTACTTCGCCAATGTTAA
- a CDS encoding 3-hydroxyacyl-ACP dehydratase, translating to MLIKGLYTVQSFEQNGQEIQATVKLNAAHDVFKGHFPGNPILPGVCAIQMIKELTEEATGKTLFLSVASNIKFMAIINPEKNDTIHLVLHLSEDDNQIKVKNTVSFEETLALKLNASFKIVA from the coding sequence ATGCTGATTAAAGGATTATATACAGTTCAGTCGTTTGAACAGAACGGGCAGGAAATACAAGCGACCGTCAAGCTAAACGCAGCGCATGATGTCTTTAAGGGTCATTTTCCGGGTAACCCGATACTACCGGGCGTGTGTGCCATTCAAATGATAAAGGAACTCACGGAAGAGGCTACGGGCAAAACGCTATTCTTATCGGTGGCTTCGAATATCAAATTTATGGCGATCATCAACCCCGAAAAAAACGATACGATACATCTTGTTCTGCATCTTTCGGAAGATGATAATCAAATAAAAGTGAAGAATACCGTAAGTTTTGAGGAAACCTTGGCACTAAAGTTGAACGCAAGCTTTAAAATCGTTGCTTAA
- a CDS encoding beta-ketoacyl-[acyl-carrier-protein] synthase family protein, with amino-acid sequence MDKVYLSYNTIVSAYGLDSASAISQIKQGVSSLKLTDDKNILPNPFYTSRLEDDIIEKAFAQLGPSEKMTQLEQLMAISLSKTIKASDIELNERVGLIISTTKGNIDTLESGNSFSKERAYLSVLGKKLTYFFGFQNDALVLSNACVSGVLAIAIAKRFVEQGKYDHVFVVGGDLVTQFILSGFNAFQALSDEICRPYCKTRTGINIGEVAASAFVTKDVQRLSEEAVEILGEASRNDANHISGPSRTGEGLHRSIQAALAQADLTPDAIDYVSGHGTATLFNDEMEAIAFNRSGLQDTPLNSLKGYFGHTLGASGLLETIIGMHSLHQNILFSNLGFQELGVSEPLNIIQKTTPTTLKTFLKTASGFGGCNTAAIFKKVN; translated from the coding sequence ATGGATAAGGTCTATCTCTCATACAACACTATTGTTTCCGCTTACGGATTGGATTCCGCTTCGGCTATTTCGCAAATCAAACAAGGGGTCTCCAGCTTAAAATTGACCGATGACAAAAATATTCTTCCCAATCCGTTTTATACCTCGAGATTGGAAGATGATATTATTGAAAAAGCATTCGCACAATTAGGACCGTCAGAAAAGATGACCCAGCTGGAACAGTTGATGGCAATTTCACTTTCCAAAACCATCAAAGCATCCGATATCGAATTGAATGAAAGGGTAGGCTTGATCATTTCTACCACCAAAGGGAATATCGACACCTTGGAAAGCGGCAACTCGTTCTCCAAAGAACGCGCCTACCTTTCAGTTCTGGGAAAAAAACTAACCTATTTTTTCGGTTTTCAAAACGATGCTTTGGTGCTCTCGAATGCCTGCGTCTCCGGAGTGTTGGCCATAGCCATAGCCAAACGATTTGTTGAACAGGGTAAGTACGACCATGTTTTTGTCGTGGGAGGTGATTTAGTTACACAATTCATACTATCTGGCTTTAATGCTTTTCAAGCCTTGAGCGATGAGATTTGTCGCCCATACTGCAAAACCAGGACCGGCATCAACATCGGCGAGGTTGCGGCTAGCGCTTTCGTAACAAAAGATGTACAACGATTGAGCGAGGAGGCCGTTGAAATACTAGGGGAAGCATCCCGCAACGATGCGAACCACATCTCCGGCCCTTCGAGAACCGGAGAAGGATTGCACCGAAGCATACAAGCCGCCCTGGCCCAAGCTGATCTTACCCCAGACGCCATCGATTATGTGTCCGGCCATGGCACCGCTACGCTATTCAATGATGAGATGGAGGCCATTGCCTTCAATAGGTCTGGCCTACAAGACACCCCACTCAACAGTTTAAAGGGATATTTCGGGCATACGCTGGGCGCATCCGGACTTTTAGAGACCATCATTGGCATGCATTCCTTACACCAAAACATACTTTTTTCGAATTTAGGCTTTCAGGAACTCGGTGTTTCGGAACCTTTGAACATTATTCAAAAAACAACCCCGACCACCTTGAAAACTTTTTTAAAAACCGCATCCGGTTTTGGCGGTTGTAATACCGCCGCAATCTTCAAAAAAGTGAACTAA
- a CDS encoding LolA family protein, with the protein MHKSFTLPSVVPTKWSICLLVLCSLLSTTVLSAQTKMNTADAVALRQKVKEQAESTKTVSSDFKQFKHLDFLSNDIESNGKLFFKAPDLVKWEYTEPFAYSILFKNQTLYINDDGNKSNMDVGSNKIFKQLNELITSSIRGDMFDEEQFTISYFTKDEDNLVYFLPKDEQFAEFIKAFHITFNTNGEVDEVKMIEPSGDYTQILFSNRILNQPLSDADFAQ; encoded by the coding sequence ATGCATAAGTCATTCACCTTACCTTCCGTTGTTCCTACAAAGTGGAGCATTTGCCTACTGGTTCTTTGTTCCCTTTTAAGCACAACGGTCCTGTCGGCACAAACCAAGATGAATACTGCCGATGCGGTTGCCTTACGCCAGAAAGTGAAAGAACAAGCGGAAAGTACAAAGACGGTCAGCAGCGATTTCAAACAGTTCAAGCATTTGGATTTCCTATCCAACGACATTGAATCTAATGGCAAGCTCTTCTTTAAGGCTCCGGATTTGGTCAAATGGGAATATACCGAACCCTTCGCCTATTCGATCCTGTTCAAAAACCAAACATTGTATATCAACGATGATGGAAATAAAAGCAATATGGATGTCGGTTCGAACAAGATATTCAAACAATTGAACGAATTGATCACTTCCAGCATTCGAGGAGATATGTTCGATGAGGAACAGTTTACGATATCCTATTTTACGAAAGATGAGGATAACCTGGTGTATTTTTTACCAAAGGACGAACAGTTTGCCGAATTTATCAAAGCGTTTCATATTACCTTCAATACCAATGGGGAAGTCGATGAAGTAAAAATGATAGAACCCTCTGGAGACTACACGCAGATACTTTTCAGCAACAGGATTCTGAACCAACCCCTCTCCGATGCGGATTTTGCTCAGTAG
- a CDS encoding beta-ketoacyl-[acyl-carrier-protein] synthase family protein, translating to MGKGVAITGMGIISAIGNNVQENYESLLNSRTGISKISKIDTIHKDDILVGEISTTNSTFEAQLGLEENSWSRTSLLGVIAAKEAVQQAGVSDINDCRTGLISGTTVGGMDKSEEYFYDYFERDTAWKFINTLHAGDSTQKIADSLGLEESFVTTISTACSSAANAIMLGARMIKAGELDRVVVGGSDALSKFTINGFKTLMILSESYNTPFDDNRKGLNLGEAAAFLVLESDAIVSRDNKEILAYVKGYGNANDAHHQTASSDNGDGAVLAMRKALKIAELEPDAIDYVNAHGTATPNNDLSEGRAMLRVFDGQVPEFSSTKAFTGHTLAVAGAVEAVYSVLALQNNMVFPNLNFKTPMQEFDLLPEVALKEKELNVILSNSFGFGGNCTTLLFSKEA from the coding sequence ATGGGAAAAGGTGTTGCGATTACGGGCATGGGTATTATTTCCGCCATTGGGAACAATGTACAGGAGAACTACGAATCCCTTCTCAATTCAAGAACGGGAATCTCCAAAATTTCCAAAATTGACACCATACATAAAGATGACATCTTAGTCGGTGAAATTTCTACAACCAACTCCACATTTGAAGCGCAATTGGGCCTGGAGGAAAATTCCTGGTCTCGAACTTCGTTATTAGGTGTTATTGCCGCAAAAGAGGCAGTTCAGCAAGCGGGCGTCTCCGATATCAATGATTGCCGAACGGGTTTGATTTCAGGCACCACGGTTGGAGGAATGGACAAATCGGAAGAATATTTTTATGATTACTTCGAACGGGACACCGCTTGGAAATTCATCAACACCCTGCATGCAGGCGATTCTACCCAAAAAATTGCAGATAGCCTCGGGCTTGAAGAGAGCTTTGTAACCACTATTAGCACCGCCTGTTCTTCGGCGGCAAATGCCATAATGCTTGGAGCGCGTATGATCAAGGCCGGTGAACTGGATCGTGTGGTCGTGGGCGGCTCCGACGCTCTTTCAAAATTTACGATCAACGGCTTCAAGACACTAATGATCCTCTCCGAATCCTATAATACCCCCTTCGATGATAATCGAAAGGGACTTAACCTGGGAGAGGCGGCCGCATTCTTGGTTTTGGAATCCGACGCTATCGTTTCCCGCGACAACAAAGAAATTTTGGCTTATGTAAAGGGGTACGGGAACGCGAACGACGCCCATCACCAAACGGCATCCTCCGACAATGGCGACGGTGCTGTTTTAGCGATGCGAAAAGCACTTAAAATCGCTGAATTGGAGCCTGACGCGATAGACTATGTTAATGCCCACGGCACGGCGACCCCGAACAACGATTTGTCGGAAGGTCGCGCCATGCTACGCGTTTTTGATGGTCAGGTACCTGAATTCAGCTCTACCAAGGCGTTTACCGGGCATACCCTGGCAGTGGCAGGTGCGGTAGAGGCTGTGTATTCCGTTTTGGCCTTGCAGAACAATATGGTGTTTCCCAACCTTAATTTTAAAACTCCCATGCAAGAGTTCGACCTGCTTCCCGAAGTGGCCTTAAAAGAAAAAGAATTGAACGTAATCCTATCCAACTCCTTCGGATTCGGAGGAAACTGCACCACCCTATTATTTTCAAAAGAGGCCTAA
- a CDS encoding phosphopantetheine-binding protein: protein MSDLKLELKEKIIEQLNLEDVSVAEIGDTDQLFGDGLGLDSIDALELIVMLDKDYGIKLADPKEGRKIFESVETMANYITAHRS, encoded by the coding sequence ATGAGCGATCTGAAACTAGAACTAAAGGAAAAAATCATTGAGCAGCTGAACTTAGAAGATGTTTCAGTTGCGGAAATAGGTGATACCGATCAACTGTTCGGTGATGGTTTGGGTCTTGATTCTATTGATGCCTTGGAACTGATTGTAATGCTCGACAAAGATTATGGCATTAAATTGGCCGACCCCAAAGAGGGTCGAAAGATTTTTGAATCGGTTGAGACCATGGCAAATTATATTACGGCCCACCGCTCTTAG
- a CDS encoding ABC transporter ATP-binding protein, with translation MIQIDRLSKKYKGADRYSVVDLGLKVDKGEIFGLLGPNGAGKTTLISMLSSLLKPTSGSFTIDGLDYKTNTTELKQRIGIVPQEYALYPTLTAYENLKYFGSMYGLGGTALSEAIYAQLELLGLTDFAHKKIKTFSGGMKRRVNLIASMLHRPKILFLDEPTVGVDVQSRNVILEHLKKVNTNETTIIYTSHHLNEAEQLCDRVAIIDKGTIICKGKPAELIKAQKDALHLEDVFLALTGKALRDHA, from the coding sequence ATGATTCAAATCGACCGACTTTCCAAAAAATACAAGGGTGCCGACCGCTATTCGGTCGTCGATTTGGGCTTAAAGGTCGATAAAGGTGAAATCTTTGGGCTTCTGGGTCCGAACGGAGCCGGAAAAACTACCTTGATTTCGATGCTCAGTTCATTACTGAAACCTACCTCGGGTAGTTTTACCATTGATGGATTGGATTACAAAACCAATACCACCGAGCTTAAACAACGGATCGGAATCGTACCCCAGGAATATGCGCTCTACCCCACTTTGACCGCCTACGAAAATCTCAAGTACTTTGGAAGCATGTATGGGTTGGGCGGTACCGCACTGTCCGAGGCCATTTATGCCCAACTAGAGCTGCTCGGCCTTACCGATTTCGCCCACAAAAAAATTAAGACCTTTTCGGGAGGAATGAAAAGGCGTGTCAATCTCATCGCCAGTATGCTGCACCGCCCTAAAATATTGTTTCTGGATGAGCCCACTGTAGGTGTAGATGTGCAATCCCGGAATGTCATCCTCGAACACCTTAAAAAGGTCAATACCAACGAGACTACCATTATTTATACCTCGCATCACCTCAACGAAGCCGAACAATTGTGCGACAGGGTCGCCATCATCGACAAAGGAACCATTATCTGTAAAGGCAAACCTGCCGAATTGATCAAAGCACAAAAAGACGCGCTCCATTTAGAAGATGTCTTCTTGGCCCTAACCGGAAAAGCACTTCGCGATCATGCATAA
- a CDS encoding acyl-CoA thioesterase → MPSNTPKEISFTSEVRVRFAEVDPLGIVWHGNYIQYFEDGREAFGRHHGISYLDQKDSNFSTPIVESKCEHKLPLTYGDVATVKTTYVDCEAAKMIFTYEILNPQGQVVCKGRTVQVFVALGGELSLVIPDFFIAWKKKVGLLDG, encoded by the coding sequence ATGCCGTCTAATACACCGAAAGAAATTAGTTTTACCAGCGAAGTGCGTGTTCGTTTTGCAGAGGTCGACCCGCTGGGAATCGTTTGGCATGGCAACTATATTCAATATTTTGAGGATGGGCGCGAGGCCTTCGGGCGCCATCACGGCATTTCCTATCTCGACCAAAAAGACAGCAATTTTTCGACCCCTATCGTCGAGTCGAAATGTGAGCACAAACTTCCGCTGACCTATGGCGATGTCGCTACCGTAAAAACGACCTATGTAGATTGTGAGGCGGCAAAGATGATTTTCACCTACGAAATCCTGAATCCACAAGGCCAAGTAGTCTGCAAAGGCAGGACCGTTCAAGTATTCGTAGCGCTAGGTGGGGAACTTTCCTTGGTTATTCCCGATTTTTTTATCGCATGGAAGAAAAAAGTAGGTCTACTGGATGGATAA